The genomic region CAAGCGCCATTCCTACCAGGCCGGCGTGCTGGAAGGCCGCGACATGGCCAAGGTGTTTGCCTGGATGCGCCCCAACGACCTGATCTGGAATTACTGGGTCAACAACTACCTGCTGGGCAACGAACCGCCGGTGTTCGACATCCTGTTCTGGAACAACGACACCACCCGCTTGCCGGCCGCGTTCCACGGCGACCTGATCGAGCTGTTCAAGAACAACCCATTGGTGCGCGCCAATGCCCTCGAAGTGTGCGGCACGCCGATCGACCTGAAGCAGGTCACCGCCGATATCTATTCGTTGGCCGGCACCAACGACCACATCACACCGTGGCAGTCCTGCTACAAGTCGGCACAGCTGTTTGGCGGCAAGGTTGAGTTTGTGCTGTCCAGCAGCGGGCATATCCAGAGCATCCTGAACCCGCCGGGCAACCCCAAGTCGCGCTACCAGACCAGCGACACGATGCCGGGCAAGGCACTCGACTGGCAGGAGAACGCCACCAAGCACACCGATTCGTGGTGGCTGCACTGGCAGGCCTGGCAGGCGGAGCGGTCGGGCAAGTTGAAGAAGGCGCCGACGGCGCTGGGTAATAAAGCGTACGCAGCGGCTGAAGCGGCGCCGGGCACATACGTTCACGAAAGGTAGGCTGGAATGGGATCAAATGTGGGAGCTGGCTTGCCTGCGATGGCATCAACTCGGTATGCCTGATACACCGCAGCGTCTGCATCGCAGGCAAGCCAGCTCCCACATTAACCGTGTTCCCGCAGGGAAATAGCGCCATTTTGCAGGGTAAGCCCATGCCGCAACCGTTCATCTTCCGTACCATCGACCTGGATGGCCAAGCCATCCGCACGGCGGTACGCCCGGGCAAGCCTCACTTGACGCCGCTGCTGATTTTCAACGGCATCGGCGCCAACCTTGAGCTGGTGTTTCCGTTCGTCCAGGCCTTGGACCCGGACCTGGAAGTGATTGCCTTTGATGTGCCAGGCGTCGGCGGTTCGTCGACCCCCAGCCGGCCTTATCGCTTTCCCGGCCTGGCCAAACTCACCGCGCGCATGCTCGATTACCTGGACTATGGCCAGGTCAACGCGGTAGGCGTTTCCTGGGGCGGCGCGCTGGCGCAGCAGTTCGCCTATGACTATCCGGAGCGCTGCAAAAAACTGATCCTCGCCGCCACCGCCGCCGGCGCCTTTATGGTGCCGGGCAAACCGAAAGTCTTGTGGTTGATGGCCAGTCCGCGGCGTTATATCCAACCGTCCCATGTGGTGCGCATTGCCCCGATGATCTACGGCGGCTCCTTCCGTCGGGACTCCAAGCTGGCCGCCGAACACGCCAGCAAAGTGCGTTCGGCGGGCAAGTTGGGCTACTACTGGCAACTGTTCGCCGGGCTTGGCTGGACCAGCATCCACTGGCTGCACAAGATCAAGCAACCAACCCTGGTGCTGGCCGGCGACGACGACCCGCTGATCCCGCTGATCAACATGCGCATGCTGGCCTGGCGCATACCCAACGCTCAACTGCACATCATCGACGACGGTCATCTGTTTCTGATTACCCGGGCCGAGGCCGTGGCGCCGATCATCATGAAATTTCTCCAGGAGGAACGCCTGAGGGCGGTGATTCACCCGCAACCTGCGCTTTAGACGGCGGCGGTCAGGACGACCGCGCCGCGCAACTTGGCCAGAACCAACTATGGTTCTGAATTGGCGTGCTTGTTGATGGCTTGACGAAGGAGTGTTGGCGCATGCGAGAAAGACCCGTATCGAACCCGGTGCCCACACCCGCCGCGTTCATCAATGCACAAAGCGCGATCACCGGCCTGCGCGGCCGGGATTTGCTCTCGACCCTGCGCAGCGTCGCCGCACACGGCCTGCGCAACCCGGTGCATACCGCCCGCCACGCCCTGAAGTTGGGCGGGCAATTGGGCCGTGTGCTGCTCGGGGAAACGGTGCACGAGCCGAACCCGGCCGACAGCCGTTTCGCCGACCCGACCTGGCAGCTCAACCCGTTTTATCGGCGCAGCCTGCAAGCCTATTTGAGCTGGCAGAAGCAGACCCGTCACTGGATCGACGACAGTAACCTGAGCGCCGACGACCGGGCACGGGCGCACTTTGCCTTTTCCCTGCTCAACGATGCGGTGTCGCCTTCAAACAGCCTGCTCAACCCACTGGCCATCAAGGAACTGCTCAATTCCGGCGGCAACAGCGTGGTGCGTGGCGTCAGCAACCTGTTCGACGACCTGCTGCACAACAATGGCTTGCCGAGGCAGGTCACCAAGCAGGCCTTTGAAGTCGGCAAGACGGTGGCTACCACGCCGGGCTCGGTGGTGTTTCGCAACGAACTGCTGGAGCTGATCCAGTACAAGCCCATGAGTGAAAAACAGTACGCCAAGCCGCTGCTGATCGTGCCGCCGCAAATCAACAAGTACTACATTTTCGACTTGAGCCCGAACAACAGCTTCGTCCAGTTCGCCCTGAAAAATGGCCTGCAGGTGTTTATGGTCAGCTGGCGCAACCCGGATGTACGCCACCGCGAATGGGGCTTGTCCACCTACGTCGCCGCTCTGGAAGAAGCAGTGAACGTGACCCGCGCAATCACTGGAGCCCGCGAAGTCAACCTGATGGGCGCCTGCGCCGGGGGCCTGACCATCGCCGCGCTGCAAGGCCATCTACAGGCCAAGCGCCAGCTGCGCCGCATCTCCAGCGCCAGCTACCTGGTGAGCCTGCTGGACAGCCAGATCGACAGCCCCGCCACCTTGTTCGCCGACGAACAAACCCTGGAAGCCGCCAAGCGCCGCTCCTATCAACAAGGTGTGCTCGATGGACGCGACATGGCCAAGGTGTTCGCCTGGATGCGTCCCAACGACCTGATCTGGAATTACTGGATCAACAACTACCTGCTGGGCAAGGAACCACCGGCCTTCGACATCCTGTACTGGAACAACGACAACACCCGCCTGCCCGCCGCGCTGCATGGCGACTTGCTGGACTTCTTCAAGCACAACCCGCTGAGTCATCCCGGTGGCCTGGAAGTTTGCGGCACGCCCATCGACTTGCAGAAGGTCACGGTGGACAGCTTCAGCGTGGGCGGGATCAACGACCACATCACGCCGTGGGACGCGGTGTACCGCTCAACCCAACTGCTGGGCGGCGACAAGCGCTTCATTCTGTCCAATAGCGGGCATATCCAGAGCATCCTCAACCCGCCAGGCAATCCCAAGGCCAACTACGTCGAGAACCTCAAGCTGAGCAGCGACCCGCGTGCCTGGTACTACGACGCCGATCATGTCGAGGGCAGTTGGTGGCCCAATTGGCTGGCGTGGATCCAGCAGCGCTCCGGTGTGCAGCGCGAAACCCTGACCGCCCTGGGCAACCAGAATTACCCACCGATGGAAGCGGCGCCGGGCACTTATGTGCGGGTCCGCTGAGCCCAACGAAGACCTTAAGAAGACTGGATGA from Pseudomonas yamanorum harbors:
- the phaZ gene encoding poly(3-hydroxyalkanoate) depolymerase; its protein translation is MPQPFIFRTIDLDGQAIRTAVRPGKPHLTPLLIFNGIGANLELVFPFVQALDPDLEVIAFDVPGVGGSSTPSRPYRFPGLAKLTARMLDYLDYGQVNAVGVSWGGALAQQFAYDYPERCKKLILAATAAGAFMVPGKPKVLWLMASPRRYIQPSHVVRIAPMIYGGSFRRDSKLAAEHASKVRSAGKLGYYWQLFAGLGWTSIHWLHKIKQPTLVLAGDDDPLIPLINMRMLAWRIPNAQLHIIDDGHLFLITRAEAVAPIIMKFLQEERLRAVIHPQPAL
- the phaC gene encoding class II poly(R)-hydroxyalkanoic acid synthase — its product is MRERPVSNPVPTPAAFINAQSAITGLRGRDLLSTLRSVAAHGLRNPVHTARHALKLGGQLGRVLLGETVHEPNPADSRFADPTWQLNPFYRRSLQAYLSWQKQTRHWIDDSNLSADDRARAHFAFSLLNDAVSPSNSLLNPLAIKELLNSGGNSVVRGVSNLFDDLLHNNGLPRQVTKQAFEVGKTVATTPGSVVFRNELLELIQYKPMSEKQYAKPLLIVPPQINKYYIFDLSPNNSFVQFALKNGLQVFMVSWRNPDVRHREWGLSTYVAALEEAVNVTRAITGAREVNLMGACAGGLTIAALQGHLQAKRQLRRISSASYLVSLLDSQIDSPATLFADEQTLEAAKRRSYQQGVLDGRDMAKVFAWMRPNDLIWNYWINNYLLGKEPPAFDILYWNNDNTRLPAALHGDLLDFFKHNPLSHPGGLEVCGTPIDLQKVTVDSFSVGGINDHITPWDAVYRSTQLLGGDKRFILSNSGHIQSILNPPGNPKANYVENLKLSSDPRAWYYDADHVEGSWWPNWLAWIQQRSGVQRETLTALGNQNYPPMEAAPGTYVRVR